In Aspergillus chevalieri M1 DNA, chromosome 7, nearly complete sequence, the sequence gcCTCTTTAACTCTGCTCGTGATATCTGTCATTATCGTCGAGGAAACCTCAAATCTgatacaatcaaggatctgatgatgtatatgtgcacatcaaagtttgagattaaacaagaggagctagatttgataaaagagtatctctcagctggtgaaattacaggcattgaggaggaaaaagccctctctcagccccaggaagatttggaaccaataagcgacaatgaggaagatgatatactATATAACTCACAGCCTGCAGCACCTAGTGAGCGTGCCCTAGGGAAACGATgcagaagcatttcttctgagccaagggatgagatagaccatgagcttgatgatgatgatggtgatcatcctctacctaatataccagaagaaaagagtagtatgcaggcacgttcaagaagagttcagaaacagccaaagatgccagctggctttgaaattgatagataCTAGTTCCTATTAGAAGAATTACAATAAATTGAGTTATGACAAaagtgtcacaggctgcgcctgtagaataaatgatatgttattcggagagatgatcggaggggttaccagactacctaccccgcacggcgtacatttgtatataaagctgtccgatcggacatccgttctcctgttcttcaacgaaatcttttgtgagatagctagtcattagcactacgggcttagcccgcAACATTAGATTtcgttccttttctttcctatCGGCGGCCCAATCGTGCGATAGAGGGATCGACTGAAAATAGTATAATCACGTAcgacgacgagaaccacgacgagaaccacgacgagaaccacgacgagaaccacgacgagaaccacgacgagaaccacgacgagaaccacgacgagaaccacgacgataaccacgacgacaaGAACTCATGCCCACATATGAAGCCCCTACCATTAGCGATCACGAAGAATCCACACTGAGTGCTGAACCGGAAACTACAGACTCACAGGAGACCCCAAGCACTATGAGCCAAAGCAATGATAACAATAGTGTGCACCAGCGCCCCCGACAAATCTTACCAGATCCTGAGGTGTTTAAGGGAGATATTGCTTCCTATCAGAACttcaaacatctcctgaaaGCGAAGCTCCATGTCGACAGGAAGGCCCTGGGAGGTCCTTATGAATGCCTCTGGTATGCCTATGGACGATTGTCTGGCAATGCAGCTAGCCATATTCTTCCATGGATGATTGCCAACGCTGATTCGCCCACTATGGTAAACGACGATACAGTGACCAAACTCTTCGAACATCTTGATTTCAACTATATGGATAAGGAGCTCCAGAGGAAGGCTATGTACAACCTTAGCACATTgaaacaaagcaacaaaaccATCAATGAACTGCTTGCAACCTTTGACCGTTATCTGATGGAGGCTGGCCAACAGAACCAGCCTGACAATATGAAGATTTTTTGGTTGGAAAACACCCTCAATGACGATATATTCAATCGACTTGTTAACGCGCCTACCTGCAAAACATTTAGCGAATACTGTGTTCAACTCCAGGGTATCTATGATAGGCATCAGAAATACCAACAGCGCTCTGCAGAACACCGACGTCCCCCTAATCGACGGACAACTACACCCatgtttcctcctccagcaacCTCCCCCACAGCTACTCCTACCCAAGGAGACCCCATGGACTGGGAGCCCACCATTTCTCATGCCCGAAACCCCCAACGCAAGCGGGCTCGATGGGTCAGTGGTAAAGAGATTGAGCGCCGGAAGCAGGAGAGATGCTGTTTCCGATGCGGCTCTGCTGGTCATCAGATTAGCCAGTGCCCTTTTCTCCCTGCACAACGTCCTACAGCGAGGGTTGCTGAATTCACCGCAGAGGATGTCACAGATGCTGTCCTGGATGACACCCAAACCACACCAGTGCCTGATGTACCTTCGGGAAAAGCCTAACTCCTGTGCAAAGTCGCCCACAGGAGTCAGAGCTAGATCGGTTACAGAGATATTGGCGTACCTTCAATCAAAATGTTCACTTCAATGGTCCCCCACTGCTAGTCAGCTCCttagtcaatggaaagaGCAATTGCAAAACATTAGCAGATTCTGGTTGTACAACATATGGTATCATATCTGAACGCTACGCCTTACGTCACCGATTACAgcgcatatccatctcccccgGAGCATGCGAGGATTTGATGGTCCACGAGATGGTCTAATCACAGAAGTCGCCTATTTTTCTATGGACGTTGGTGGGAATAAACAACAGGaaatgtatgcatacattGTTCCCCGcattgatggtgaagacCTCATTCTTGGCCTACCTTGGCTTTACCACCAAGGAGTGTCCATTATTGCGAACAGCCCCCTGGGTGTACCTGCTCTACGTCTGGCCAATGGTGATCATGTCCCCTCGCTGCAGCATGAACCAGACATGGAGATCCATCAGGTCAGCGCTCAATCATTCAGGGTCTGGATGGATCGCCGCAAGAAAAACCATAGTGTACAGATATTTACTGCCAGCATGCGGGATATTGAGAAGGCCCTAGAGGTTAAACATCACTCTGACCCTAGAGAAAAGCTACCCAAGCAGTATCATGCCTGGTTAGAAGTGTTTGAACGGAAGAAGGCAGACACCTTGCCCCCACACCGTGGACCACAGGTGGATCACAAAATTGAGTTAGtagggaaggatgagaagggaaACACACCTGAACCCCCCTGGGGTCCACTATACAACATGTCCCGGGGAGAGCTCCTTGTACTGCGGAAAACCCTGCGGGAACTCTTGGACAAGCagttcatacgtgttagtgattcccctgcagctgcaccagtcctatttgtcaagaaacctgggggtggcttgcgattttgttgTGACTATCGTGCCCTTAATGCAATCTCCAAGAAGGACCGATATCCACTGCCCCTGATTAATGAGACTCTGGAGCGTATTGGAAAAGCTAGATGGTTTACCAAGCtggatgttattgccgcCTTCCATAAGATCCGCATTGCGAAGGGATATGAATGGTTAACTGCATTCCGCACACGTTTTGGCCTTTTTGAATGGCTAGTCACACCTTTCGGCCtcgccaatgcaccgagcaccttccaacgctatgtgaACTGGACTCTACAGGAattccttgatgaatttgtgtCTGCATACCTAGATGACATCCTAGTTTTCTCCTCTGGATCCCTTCAGGACCACCGTGAAAAAGTCTCCAAAGTCCTGCAACGGCTCAAGGATGCTGGTCTTCAGCTTGATATTGACaagtgcgaatttgaagtacaATCCACCAAGTACCTGGGCTttattattgaggcaggcaAAGGCATCCGCATGGACCCTGCCAAATTATCAGCTATCAAGGATTGGACAGCCCCAACTAGTGTACGGGGGGTGCGTTCCTTCCTAGGGTTCGCCAATTTTTATCGACGGTTCATACGAAACTTTGCAAATATCACAGCACCACTCACTGCACtcaccaagaaggaagcaaaATTCACATGGAATTCAGATGCTGACAAGGCTTTCAACCAGCTCAAGGAGATGTTTACCACTGCACCTATCTTAacgcaatttgatccagaccgcgctacagtggtagaggctgactcctctggctgggctactggtggtgtattgtcccaatatgatgacaatggggtACTGCGCCCAtgtgccttcttctcaaaaaaagaactcacctgcagaatgcaactatgagatccatgacaaggagttgctagcaatcatcaattgtttgaaggaatgggaatcagagctcattaGCACACCCAAGTTCATCATTATCACTGATCATAAAAATCTCCGCTATTTTATGAAACTGCGACGCCTTAATGAACGACAGATGCGCTGGGCAGATATATTGAGCCGCTATGACTTCTACCTCCAGTACCGACCTGGCAAACTTGCCCTTACTCCTGACGCCCTATCTCGCCGAGATCAAGACATGCCCAACGACCCAGGTGATGAACGACTGCAGATGCGAGAGAAGCGCCTCTTGGACCCTAATGCATTTGTTGAGACCAGTGAATGCACCATATGCTGTGTGTCAGCTGTACAGGTCGACAAGTCCATT encodes:
- a CDS encoding C2HC-type zinc finger protein (COG:S;~EggNog:ENOG410PZ3X;~InterPro:IPR032567,IPR001878,IPR036875;~go_function: GO:0003676 - nucleic acid binding [Evidence IEA];~go_function: GO:0008270 - zinc ion binding [Evidence IEA]) — its product is MPTYEAPTISDHEESTLSAEPETTDSQETPSTMSQSNDNNSVHQRPRQILPDPEVFKGDIASYQNFKHLLKAKLHVDRKALGGPYECLWYAYGRLSGNAASHILPWMIANADSPTMVNDDTVTKLFEHLDFNYMDKELQRKAMYNLSTLKQSNKTINELLATFDRYLMEAGQQNQPDNMKIFWLENTLNDDIFNRLVNAPTCKTFSEYCVQLQGIYDRHQKYQQRSAEHRRPPNRRTTTPMFPPPATSPTATPTQGDPMDWEPTISHARNPQRKRARWVSGKEIERRKQERCCFRCGSAGHQISQCPFLPAQRPTARVAEFTAEDVTDAVLDDTQTTPVPDVPSGKA